A region from the Triticum aestivum cultivar Chinese Spring chromosome 3D, IWGSC CS RefSeq v2.1, whole genome shotgun sequence genome encodes:
- the LOC123074232 gene encoding uncharacterized protein — MATSNELSMKLLIEGKSQKVCFAEAGSEFVEFLTGLLSLPLGTVTTLLTKERMSGSIGNVLGSMEKLDASYKSSELPLSPAVAPAALSRLQQLLGVQLGNANNNNTDGVTYLYTCEGKKQAPPGYLAFQGRTMDPTLCAIPPSTFLADSGTDVCSKFFSAASGGVCPSCSRPMNTCGGHILVEAKGSAATTTPLQPTYTVGDDLSVAPASNVVSGITLLARCGVKDLSTLQERTVKVGKEEALGILAASLTSKTMLTDVFLPKKNARCKREAPEEVIHI, encoded by the exons ATGGCCACCAGCAACGAGTTATCGATGAAGCTCCTGATCGAAGGCAAGTCTCAGAAGGTGTGCTTCGCCGAGGCCGGCAGCGAGTTCGTCGAGTTCCTCACCGGCCTCCTGTCCCTACCGCTAGGCACCGTCACCACCCTCCTGACCAAGGAGCGCATGTCGGGCAGCATCGGCAACGTGCTCGGCAGCATGGAGAAGCTGGACGCAAGCTACAAGAGCAGCGAGCTGCCCCTCAGCCCGGCGGTCGCCCCCGCCGCGCTCTCCCGCCTGCAGCAGCTGCTGGGTGTGCAGCTCGGCAacgccaacaacaacaacaccgacGGCGTCACCTATTTATACACTTGTGAAGGTAAAAAGCAAGCTCCCCCGGGCTACTTGGCGTTCCAAGGTAGAACAATGGACCCCACTCTCTGCGCCATACCCCCAAGCACATTCTTGGCGGACAGTGGCACTGACGTCTGCTCAAAATTCTTCTCGGCGGCCAGCGGCGGCGTCTGCCCCAGCTGCTCGCGGCCGATGAACACGTGTGGGGGGCACATACTTGTGGAAGCCAAGGGGTCCGCGGCCACGACGACTCCGCTGCAGCCGACATACACTGTCGGGGACGACCTCTCCGTGGCTCCGGCGTCCAACGTGGTGTCGGGCATCACCCTGCTCGCGCGGTGCGGCGTCAAGGACCTGAGCACCCTGCAGGAGAGGACGGTGAAGGTCGGCAAGGAAGAG GCACTGGGGATACTCGCTGCTTCGCTCACGTCCAAGACCATGCTGACTGACGTCTTTCTGCCCAAGAAGAATGCTCGCTGCAAAAGGGAAGCTCCCGAGGAAGTCATTCATATATGA